The Rhodopseudomonas palustris genome window below encodes:
- a CDS encoding AMP-binding protein, translating to MPPLSDAPGIVSPFAGMDVPWLLRLHAQARPDHPFVIWAPFDAPARVWRYGEFHDRVGALAAGLVARGVKPGDAVLIHLDNCAEFLLAWFACVELGALAVTTNTRSAAAEIDYFADHCNAVAAITQPAYAELVAANCKKLRWIAVISHDPGSPLPAQKVSNADTFESLFGDSADRPRRPTDPFAPCSVQYTSGTTSRPKAVLWTHANALWGAKINAAHQTLRADDVHLAYLPLFHTNALAYSMLASLWVGGTCVVQPRFSSSRFWSVALEHGCTWNSNIAFCLKALMDQETPKDHSFRLWGTAVAEPPVFAGFGIKIIGWWGMTETITHGIIAEADQPNTPMSIGRAAPEYSLRIVGDDGTPTQVGDTGNLLIKGVPGLSLFAEYLHNAQATSDSFDEHGYFITGDRVTLLEHGAIRFGDRAKDMLKVGGENVAASEIEQVVITVPGVREAAVVAKKHPMLDEVPVVFVIPAAGVDKAAPDLADQILAACSRSLADFKRPREVRLVDDMPRSTLEKVAKAELRKLLVE from the coding sequence ATGCCGCCACTCAGCGACGCGCCGGGGATCGTCAGTCCGTTCGCCGGAATGGACGTGCCATGGCTGCTGCGGCTGCACGCGCAGGCGCGCCCCGATCATCCCTTCGTGATCTGGGCGCCGTTCGACGCGCCGGCGCGGGTCTGGCGCTACGGCGAATTCCACGACCGGGTCGGCGCGCTCGCCGCCGGCCTCGTCGCACGCGGCGTCAAGCCCGGCGACGCGGTGCTGATCCATCTCGACAATTGCGCCGAATTCCTGCTCGCCTGGTTCGCCTGCGTCGAGCTCGGCGCGCTGGCGGTGACCACCAACACCCGCTCGGCCGCGGCCGAGATCGATTACTTCGCCGATCATTGCAACGCGGTCGCCGCGATCACCCAGCCCGCCTATGCCGAACTGGTCGCGGCGAACTGCAAGAAGCTGCGCTGGATCGCGGTGATCTCACACGATCCCGGCTCGCCGCTGCCGGCGCAGAAGGTCTCCAACGCCGACACGTTCGAAAGTCTGTTCGGCGACAGCGCTGACCGTCCGCGGCGGCCGACCGATCCGTTCGCACCGTGCAGCGTGCAGTACACTTCGGGCACCACGTCGCGGCCGAAGGCGGTGCTGTGGACCCACGCCAACGCGCTGTGGGGCGCCAAGATCAACGCCGCCCACCAGACGCTGCGCGCCGACGACGTCCACCTCGCTTATTTGCCGCTGTTCCACACCAACGCGCTGGCCTATTCGATGCTGGCGAGCCTGTGGGTCGGCGGCACCTGCGTGGTGCAGCCGCGGTTCTCGTCGAGCCGGTTCTGGAGCGTCGCGCTGGAGCACGGCTGCACCTGGAACTCCAACATCGCGTTCTGCCTGAAGGCGCTGATGGATCAGGAGACGCCGAAGGATCACTCGTTCCGTCTCTGGGGCACCGCGGTCGCCGAGCCGCCGGTCTTCGCCGGATTCGGCATCAAGATCATCGGCTGGTGGGGCATGACCGAGACCATCACCCACGGCATCATCGCCGAGGCCGACCAGCCCAACACGCCGATGTCGATCGGCCGCGCCGCGCCGGAATACAGCCTTCGCATCGTCGGCGACGACGGCACGCCGACCCAAGTCGGCGACACCGGCAACCTGCTGATCAAGGGCGTGCCCGGACTGTCACTGTTCGCCGAATATCTCCACAACGCGCAGGCCACCAGCGACAGCTTCGACGAGCACGGTTACTTCATCACCGGCGACCGCGTCACGCTGCTGGAGCACGGCGCGATCCGGTTCGGCGACCGCGCCAAGGACATGCTCAAGGTCGGCGGCGAGAACGTCGCGGCGTCCGAGATCGAGCAGGTGGTGATCACCGTGCCGGGCGTGCGCGAGGCCGCGGTGGTGGCGAAGAAGCACCCGATGCTCGACGAGGTGCCGGTGGTGTTCGTGATCCCGGCGGCCGGCGTCGACAAGGCTGCACCCGACCTCGCCGATCAGATCCTGGCGGCGTGCAGCCGCTCGCTCGCCGACTTCAAGCGTCCGCGCGAAGTCCGCCTCGTCGACGACATGCCGCGCTCGACGCTGGAGAAGGTGGCGAAGGCGGAATTGCGCAAGCTGCTAGTGGAGTGA
- a CDS encoding DUF3551 domain-containing protein: MRTLVLATMALGALGATQLMTAKPAAASVEYPYCKQGAQQGYPGNCNFVSFESCRYSAQGTGGNCVANPRYGAGGYGNAYGYAPSYGHSAY; the protein is encoded by the coding sequence ATGAGAACACTGGTTCTGGCGACGATGGCGCTCGGTGCGCTCGGCGCGACGCAACTGATGACCGCAAAGCCCGCGGCGGCGAGCGTCGAATATCCCTACTGCAAGCAGGGCGCGCAGCAGGGCTATCCCGGCAACTGCAATTTCGTCAGCTTCGAATCCTGCCGCTACTCGGCGCAGGGTACCGGCGGCAATTGCGTGGCGAACCCGCGCTACGGCGCCGGCGGATACGGCAACGCGTACGGCTATGCGCCGTCTTATGGTCATTCGGCCTATTGA
- a CDS encoding zinc ribbon domain-containing protein, translating into MPLYGFHCGDCDKDSELLVGFSDKPRCPNCDSRKMQRLVSRVAAPGNSKSLVKAARARAAREGHLSNFSRKERGG; encoded by the coding sequence ATGCCGCTTTACGGATTTCATTGTGGGGATTGCGACAAGGACAGCGAATTGCTGGTCGGATTTTCCGACAAGCCGCGCTGTCCAAACTGCGACAGCCGGAAGATGCAGCGGCTGGTGTCGCGCGTGGCCGCGCCGGGCAACAGCAAGTCACTCGTCAAGGCCGCCCGCGCGCGGGCCGCGCGCGAGGGCCATCTGTCGAATTTCAGCCGCAAGGAACGCGGCGGCTGA
- a CDS encoding DUF2786 domain-containing protein — protein MSSPSHLAALDKLKTRIQALRGKTIANGCTEEEALSAAAKVAELLDRHDLSLSDVEIRETPCEQISFETFRKKRIPLDDCVGAIAHFCDCRVWREKNPAGENRYVYFGLRSDIEVAHYLTELIDAAVRAELGRYKTSADYRRFRHQDRHLANASFSFGMVVSIGDKLMAMKAARDKVNDGAGRGLVVLKSAVVDEEFCKLDLKLRASRGTGRTVSMTAYEAGGSAGAKLTINPGIGADPPAALKR, from the coding sequence GTGTCCAGCCCATCCCATCTTGCCGCGCTCGACAAGCTCAAGACCCGGATCCAGGCGTTGCGCGGCAAGACCATCGCCAATGGCTGTACCGAGGAGGAGGCCCTGTCGGCGGCCGCCAAGGTCGCCGAGCTGCTCGATCGGCACGATCTGTCGCTGAGCGACGTCGAGATCCGCGAGACCCCGTGCGAGCAGATCAGCTTCGAGACGTTTCGTAAGAAGCGGATTCCGCTCGACGATTGCGTCGGCGCGATCGCGCATTTTTGCGATTGCCGGGTCTGGCGCGAGAAGAATCCCGCCGGCGAGAACCGCTACGTGTATTTCGGGCTGCGATCCGACATCGAGGTCGCGCATTATCTGACCGAGCTGATCGACGCCGCGGTGCGCGCCGAACTCGGCCGCTACAAGACCAGTGCGGATTATCGCCGGTTCCGCCACCAGGACCGTCATCTCGCCAACGCCTCCTTCAGCTTCGGCATGGTGGTGTCGATCGGCGACAAGCTGATGGCGATGAAGGCTGCGCGCGACAAGGTCAATGACGGCGCCGGCCGCGGCCTCGTGGTGCTGAAATCCGCGGTGGTCGACGAGGAGTTCTGCAAGCTCGACCTCAAGCTGCGCGCGTCGCGCGGCACCGGCCGGACGGTGTCGATGACTGCCTATGAGGCCGGCGGCAGCGCCGGGGCGAAGCTCACGATCAATCCCGGAATCGGCGCCGATCCGCCCGCCGCGCTGAAGCGCTAG
- the recQ gene encoding DNA helicase RecQ codes for MTRSAPRETDDDLDARMLSTLNHVFGLPGFRGHQEAIIRHVADGGDCLVLMPTGGGKSLCYQLPALLRDGCGIVVSPLIALMRDQVAGLLEAGVRAAALNSSLSYAEADAIERQLLAGELDLLYVAPERLLTPRCLSMLARARIALFAIDEAHCVSQWGHDFRPEYVGLSAIAEKFPNVPRIALTATADALTRREISERLGLTDAPCFVSSFDRPNIRYAIVDKQNAPAQLKAFIADKHTGHSGVVYCLSRAKVEDVADTLCKAGIDALPYHAGLPAEIRARNQDRFINEDAVVIVATIAFGMGIDKPDVRFVAHLDLPKSIEAYYQETGRAGRDGKPSDAWMAYGLSDIVQQRRMIDESTGSDAFKRVSMGKLDALVGLCESTSCRRTRLLGYFGETPDQPHCGNCDNCLSPPKVIDGTVAAQKLLSCAYRTGQRFGAQHLIDVLLGRLTERVSQFGHDKLSVFGIGGEFNEKQWRAMIRQLVSLGHLAPDSEAFGALKFTESSRAVLKGEAQVMLREQTGGRPPRAKSRRGDLVGGAPRETSGDPELFAALKAWRSEVAKSRGVPAYVVLHDATMDGIAAARPRSLDELRGIPGIGDKKLEHYGQELLALINASGG; via the coding sequence ATGACCCGTTCCGCGCCCCGCGAAACTGACGACGATCTCGACGCACGGATGCTGTCGACGCTGAATCACGTGTTCGGCCTGCCCGGCTTTCGCGGGCATCAGGAGGCGATCATCCGCCATGTCGCCGATGGCGGCGATTGTCTGGTGCTGATGCCGACCGGGGGCGGCAAGTCGCTGTGCTACCAGTTGCCCGCCCTGTTGAGAGACGGCTGCGGCATCGTGGTGTCGCCGCTGATCGCGCTGATGCGCGACCAGGTCGCCGGGCTGCTGGAGGCCGGCGTGCGCGCCGCGGCGCTGAATTCGTCGCTGTCCTACGCCGAGGCCGACGCGATCGAGCGGCAATTGCTGGCCGGCGAGCTCGACCTCTTATACGTCGCACCCGAACGCCTGCTGACGCCGCGCTGTCTTTCGATGCTGGCGCGCGCAAGGATCGCGCTGTTCGCGATCGACGAGGCGCATTGCGTGTCGCAATGGGGCCACGACTTCCGGCCGGAATATGTCGGCCTGTCGGCGATCGCCGAGAAATTCCCCAACGTGCCGCGGATTGCCCTGACCGCCACCGCCGATGCCTTGACCCGCCGCGAGATCAGCGAGCGGCTCGGCCTCACCGACGCGCCCTGCTTCGTGTCGAGCTTCGACCGGCCCAATATCCGCTACGCCATCGTCGACAAGCAGAACGCGCCGGCGCAGCTCAAGGCGTTCATCGCCGACAAGCATACGGGCCATTCCGGCGTGGTGTATTGCCTGTCGCGCGCCAAGGTCGAGGACGTGGCCGACACGCTGTGCAAGGCCGGCATCGATGCGCTGCCCTATCACGCCGGATTGCCTGCCGAGATCCGGGCGCGCAACCAGGACCGTTTCATCAACGAGGACGCCGTGGTGATCGTCGCCACCATCGCGTTCGGCATGGGCATCGACAAGCCGGACGTCCGCTTCGTCGCGCATCTCGATCTGCCGAAAAGCATCGAGGCCTATTATCAGGAGACCGGCCGCGCCGGCCGCGACGGCAAGCCGTCGGACGCGTGGATGGCCTATGGCCTCAGCGACATCGTGCAGCAGCGCCGGATGATCGACGAGTCGACCGGCTCGGATGCGTTCAAGCGGGTGTCGATGGGCAAGCTCGACGCGCTGGTGGGGCTATGCGAATCGACAAGCTGCCGCCGCACCCGGCTGCTCGGCTATTTCGGCGAAACGCCGGACCAGCCCCATTGCGGCAATTGCGATAATTGCCTGTCGCCGCCGAAAGTGATCGACGGCACGGTGGCGGCGCAGAAGCTGCTGTCCTGCGCCTATCGCACCGGGCAGCGGTTCGGCGCGCAGCATCTGATCGACGTGCTGCTCGGCCGGCTGACCGAGCGCGTCTCCCAGTTCGGCCACGACAAGCTGTCGGTGTTCGGCATCGGCGGCGAGTTCAACGAGAAGCAATGGCGGGCGATGATCCGGCAATTGGTGTCGCTCGGGCACCTCGCGCCGGACAGCGAAGCGTTCGGCGCGCTGAAGTTCACCGAGAGTTCGCGCGCGGTGCTGAAGGGCGAGGCGCAGGTGATGCTGCGCGAGCAGACCGGCGGCCGGCCGCCGCGGGCGAAATCCCGCCGCGGTGATCTGGTCGGCGGCGCGCCGCGCGAAACCAGCGGCGATCCGGAGCTGTTCGCGGCGCTGAAGGCGTGGCGCTCCGAGGTCGCGAAGAGCCGCGGCGTGCCGGCCTATGTGGTGCTGCACGACGCCACCATGGACGGCATCGCCGCCGCCCGGCCGCGCTCGCTCGACGAACTGCGCGGCATCCCGGGCATCGGCGACAAGAAGCTGGAGCATTATGGCCAGGAATTGCTCGCCCTGATAAATGCTTCAGGCGGCTGA
- a CDS encoding AMP-binding protein, which yields MYTGQFAKTHPDRPAFIMASTGAAVSYAELEARSNRLAHLLRKHGLKRLDHFSIFMENNDRYLEACGAGERTGSYYTCVNSYLTAAELVYILTNSDSRALITSKAKLDIAREALKDCPNVTLCVVADGDGESERIVGLAAATEGLPDTPVDDESLGTAMLYSSGTTGRPKGILRPLPEQPPSQPLPLFHFLNMLWKYRNDMIYLSPAPLYHSAPQAAVGLTIRDGGTVILMEHFDPENYLALIEKYKVTHSQLVPTMFSRMLKLPEDVRNKYDLSTLEVAIHAAAPCPPQVKEQMIKWWGPIIHEYYGATEGLGFTACNSEEWLAHRGTVGKVMFGDLHILDDRMQPCPKGTPGQIWFKTATPFEYFNDPAKTNEARSADGSMSTVGDVGYVDDDGFLHLTDRATFMIISGGVNIYPQECENLLITHPKVADAAVFGVPNEDLGEEVKAVIQPMPGVDPDIDLAQELIAFCGQSLSRQKVPRSIDFLEELPRLPTGKLYKRLLRDRYWGNKETRIV from the coding sequence ATGTACACCGGACAGTTCGCCAAGACCCATCCCGACCGCCCCGCTTTCATCATGGCCTCGACCGGCGCGGCCGTGAGCTATGCCGAGCTCGAGGCCCGCAGTAATCGTCTCGCGCATCTGCTGCGCAAGCACGGGCTGAAGCGGCTCGATCATTTCTCGATCTTCATGGAGAACAACGACCGCTATCTGGAGGCCTGCGGCGCCGGCGAGCGCACCGGCTCGTACTACACCTGCGTCAACTCGTATCTCACCGCGGCCGAGCTGGTCTACATCCTGACCAACAGCGACTCCAGGGCGCTGATCACCTCGAAGGCCAAACTCGACATCGCCCGCGAGGCGCTGAAGGACTGCCCCAACGTGACGCTGTGCGTGGTGGCCGATGGCGACGGCGAAAGCGAGCGCATCGTCGGCCTCGCCGCGGCGACCGAAGGCCTGCCCGACACCCCGGTCGACGACGAGAGCCTCGGCACCGCGATGCTGTATTCGTCCGGCACCACCGGGCGGCCGAAGGGCATCCTGCGGCCGCTGCCGGAGCAGCCGCCGTCGCAGCCGCTGCCGCTGTTCCACTTCCTCAACATGCTGTGGAAATATCGCAACGACATGATCTATCTGTCGCCGGCGCCGCTGTATCACTCCGCGCCGCAGGCCGCGGTGGGGCTCACCATCCGCGACGGCGGCACTGTGATCCTGATGGAGCATTTCGATCCGGAGAACTATCTGGCGCTGATCGAGAAGTACAAGGTCACGCACAGCCAGTTGGTGCCCACGATGTTCTCGCGGATGCTGAAGCTGCCCGAGGACGTGCGCAACAAATACGACCTGTCGACGCTGGAAGTCGCGATCCACGCCGCCGCGCCCTGTCCGCCGCAGGTCAAGGAACAGATGATCAAATGGTGGGGGCCGATCATCCACGAATATTACGGCGCCACCGAAGGGCTCGGCTTCACCGCCTGCAACAGCGAGGAATGGCTGGCGCATCGCGGCACCGTCGGCAAGGTGATGTTCGGCGATCTGCACATTCTCGACGACCGGATGCAGCCCTGCCCCAAGGGCACGCCGGGGCAGATCTGGTTCAAGACCGCGACGCCGTTCGAATATTTCAACGATCCGGCCAAGACCAATGAGGCGCGCTCGGCCGACGGCAGCATGAGCACGGTCGGCGACGTCGGCTATGTCGACGACGACGGCTTTCTCCACCTCACCGACCGCGCCACCTTCATGATCATCTCCGGCGGCGTGAACATCTATCCGCAGGAATGCGAGAATCTGCTGATCACCCACCCCAAGGTCGCCGATGCCGCGGTGTTCGGGGTGCCGAACGAAGACCTCGGCGAGGAGGTCAAGGCGGTGATCCAGCCGATGCCGGGCGTCGACCCGGACATCGATCTGGCGCAGGAACTGATCGCGTTCTGCGGGCAATCGCTGTCGCGGCAGAAGGTGCCGCGCTCGATCGATTTTCTGGAGGAACTGCCGCGGCTGCCGACCGGCAAGCTCTACAAGCGGCTGCTGCGGGATCGGTATTGGGGCAACAAGGAGACGCGGATCGTGTGA
- a CDS encoding iron-containing alcohol dehydrogenase, giving the protein MQTGRVVFGAMEEVVYGQPAAAAIAAQIDRIGAQRALLMVSGTLNRTTDEIGKIRDALGGRCAGVFDAMPAHSPRSAVIAATDQARAIDADLIVTVGGGSITDGAKAVQICLANDITTVADMDHVANRPAPIAPTVRQISVPTTISGGEFSAMAGVTNEATRVKEKFAHPLVMPRAAILDPAITLHTPEWLFLSTGIRAVDHCVEAICSREAHPYGDAQALKGLSMLAQSLPRVKADPTDLDARLDCQIGTWLSMGALSSGVPMGASHGIGYVLGAVFDVPHGHTSCIMLPAVMRWNKTANRDRQALVAAAMGHPGQDAGDVLDALIRVLGMPRSLREVNVGPEHFERIANQAMGTPWVPRNPRKIDGPAQVREILELAA; this is encoded by the coding sequence GTGCAAACGGGACGCGTCGTGTTCGGCGCCATGGAGGAAGTCGTCTACGGGCAGCCGGCGGCGGCGGCGATCGCCGCCCAGATCGACCGGATCGGCGCGCAGCGCGCGCTGCTGATGGTCTCCGGCACCCTCAACAGAACCACCGACGAGATCGGCAAGATCCGCGACGCGCTCGGCGGGCGCTGCGCCGGGGTGTTCGACGCGATGCCGGCGCATTCGCCGCGTTCGGCGGTGATCGCCGCGACCGATCAGGCGCGCGCCATCGACGCCGACCTGATCGTCACGGTCGGCGGCGGCTCGATCACCGACGGCGCCAAGGCGGTGCAGATCTGCCTCGCCAACGACATCACAACGGTCGCCGACATGGACCACGTCGCCAACCGGCCCGCGCCGATCGCGCCGACCGTTCGGCAGATCAGCGTGCCGACCACGATCTCCGGCGGCGAGTTCAGCGCCATGGCGGGCGTCACCAACGAGGCGACGCGGGTCAAGGAGAAGTTCGCGCATCCGCTGGTGATGCCGCGCGCCGCGATCCTCGATCCGGCGATCACGCTGCACACGCCCGAATGGCTGTTCCTGTCGACCGGGATCCGCGCGGTGGATCACTGCGTCGAGGCGATCTGTTCGCGCGAGGCGCATCCTTACGGCGACGCGCAGGCGCTGAAGGGGCTATCGATGCTGGCGCAATCGCTGCCGCGGGTGAAGGCCGATCCGACCGATCTCGACGCCCGGCTCGACTGCCAGATCGGCACCTGGCTGTCGATGGGCGCGCTGTCGTCAGGAGTTCCAATGGGCGCCAGTCACGGCATCGGCTACGTGCTGGGCGCGGTGTTCGACGTGCCGCACGGCCACACCTCCTGCATCATGCTGCCGGCGGTGATGCGCTGGAACAAGACCGCCAACCGCGACCGGCAGGCGCTGGTCGCCGCCGCGATGGGCCATCCCGGCCAGGACGCCGGCGACGTGCTCGACGCGCTGATCCGCGTGCTCGGGATGCCGCGCAGCCTGCGCGAGGTGAATGTCGGCCCCGAACATTTCGAGCGCATCGCCAATCAGGCGATGGGCACGCCCTGGGTGCCGCGCAATCCCCGCAAGATCGACGGTCCCGCGCAGGTGCGCGAGATTCTGGAGCTCGCCGCTTAA
- a CDS encoding S-methyl-5'-thioadenosine phosphorylase translates to MTRAVLGIIGGSGIYDLPGLEDVREEAIASPWGEPSSAVRRGNIAGLPIVFMPRHDKGHRLSPSDINYRANIDVLKRAGVTDLISLSACGSFKEELPPGTFVLVDQFVDRTYKRESSFFGRGCVAHVSMAHPVSPRLRIHLAAAAEAEGIAMARGGTYLCMEGPQFSSYAESVTYKQLGYSVIGMTNMPEAKLAREAEICYATVAMVTDFDCWHPDHDAVTVQDIIRVLTTNAEKAKSLVARLAQDFPREHELCPIGSDRALDTALITQPDARDPELLKKLDAVAGRILKG, encoded by the coding sequence ATGACCAGGGCGGTACTCGGCATCATCGGCGGATCCGGCATCTATGATTTGCCGGGGCTGGAGGACGTCCGCGAGGAGGCGATCGCGAGCCCGTGGGGCGAGCCGTCCTCGGCGGTGCGGCGCGGCAACATCGCCGGCCTGCCGATCGTGTTCATGCCGCGCCACGACAAGGGCCACCGGCTGTCGCCCTCCGACATCAACTACCGCGCCAATATCGACGTGCTGAAGCGCGCCGGGGTCACCGATCTGATCTCGCTGTCGGCCTGCGGCTCGTTCAAGGAAGAGCTGCCGCCCGGCACTTTCGTGCTGGTCGATCAGTTCGTCGACCGCACCTACAAGCGCGAGAGCTCGTTCTTCGGACGCGGCTGCGTCGCCCACGTCTCGATGGCGCATCCGGTGAGCCCGCGGCTGCGCATCCATCTCGCCGCCGCGGCCGAGGCCGAAGGCATCGCGATGGCGCGCGGCGGCACTTACCTCTGCATGGAAGGCCCGCAATTCTCCAGCTACGCCGAGAGCGTCACCTACAAGCAGCTCGGCTATTCGGTGATCGGCATGACCAACATGCCGGAGGCCAAGCTCGCCCGCGAGGCCGAGATCTGCTACGCCACCGTGGCGATGGTGACCGATTTCGACTGCTGGCACCCCGACCACGACGCCGTCACGGTGCAGGACATCATCCGGGTGCTGACCACCAATGCCGAAAAGGCCAAGAGCCTGGTGGCGCGGCTCGCCCAGGATTTCCCGCGCGAGCACGAATTGTGCCCGATCGGCTCCGACCGCGCGCTGGACACCGCGCTGATCACCCAGCCGGATGCGCGCGATCCGGAACTGCTGAAGAAACTCGATGCAGTGGCGGGGCGGATTTTGAAGGGTTAG
- the mtnA gene encoding S-methyl-5-thioribose-1-phosphate isomerase: MKVDGIHTRSIWLEPDGWTVAAIDQRRLPHEYVVARLTNCDRAADAIRSMLVRGAPLIGATAAYGVALAMREDASDAALDLAYNKLIATRPTAINLKWALDEMRRALAPVKPADRVAAAYQRAAEIADEDVAINQAIGANGLKLIEAIAVTKQPGERVNVLTHCNAGWLATVDWGTATAPIYQAFDKGIAIHVYADETRPRNQGASLTAWELGHHGVDHTVIPDNTGGHLMQHGMVDLCIVGTDRVTADGDVCNKIGTYLKALAARDNDVPFYVALPSPTIDFSIHDGVREIPIEQRDAAEVTDMTGRTHDGRIETVRIVPQSSKVANYGFDVTPSRLVTGLITERGVLKPDRASLAVAFPERVAREQERADQLAAS, encoded by the coding sequence ATGAAAGTCGACGGCATTCATACCCGCTCCATCTGGCTCGAGCCCGACGGCTGGACCGTCGCGGCGATCGATCAGCGGCGGTTGCCGCATGAATATGTCGTGGCTCGGCTGACCAATTGCGACCGCGCGGCGGATGCGATCCGCTCGATGCTGGTGCGCGGCGCGCCGCTGATCGGGGCGACGGCGGCCTATGGCGTGGCACTGGCGATGCGCGAGGACGCCTCCGACGCGGCGCTCGATCTCGCCTACAACAAGCTGATCGCGACGCGGCCGACCGCGATCAATCTGAAATGGGCGCTCGACGAGATGCGCCGCGCGCTCGCGCCTGTGAAGCCGGCCGACCGCGTCGCCGCCGCTTACCAGCGCGCCGCCGAGATCGCCGACGAGGACGTCGCCATCAATCAGGCGATCGGCGCCAACGGGTTGAAACTGATCGAAGCCATCGCGGTGACCAAGCAGCCCGGCGAGCGCGTCAACGTGCTGACGCATTGCAACGCCGGCTGGCTCGCCACCGTCGACTGGGGCACCGCGACGGCGCCGATCTATCAGGCGTTCGACAAGGGCATCGCGATCCACGTCTACGCCGACGAGACCCGGCCGCGCAATCAGGGCGCCTCGCTGACAGCCTGGGAGCTCGGCCATCACGGCGTCGATCACACCGTGATCCCGGACAATACCGGCGGCCATCTGATGCAGCACGGCATGGTCGATCTCTGCATCGTCGGCACCGATCGCGTCACCGCCGACGGCGACGTCTGCAACAAGATCGGCACTTACCTCAAGGCGCTCGCCGCGCGCGACAACGACGTGCCGTTCTACGTGGCATTACCGTCGCCGACGATCGACTTCTCCATCCATGACGGCGTGCGCGAGATCCCGATCGAGCAGCGCGACGCCGCCGAGGTCACCGACATGACCGGCCGCACCCATGACGGCCGGATCGAGACGGTGCGGATCGTGCCGCAGAGTTCGAAGGTCGCCAATTACGGCTTCGACGTCACGCCGTCGCGCCTCGTCACCGGCCTGATCACCGAGCGCGGCGTGCTGAAGCCCGACCGGGCGTCGCTGGCGGTGGCGTTCCCGGAGCGGGTGGCGCGCGAGCAGGAACGGGCAGACCAACTCGCAGCGTCGTGA